The nucleotide sequence ACCATTTATAGGGGTTTGGAATATAATTACGTATATATATTTGAAGTCAAATTTTTGGCACATTATTGGTGTTCCCCCACACCCATGCCTCTTAGTATTGAACAACTTTGAAATCACGTTTTTCTGTAGACACTTTTACAGCACTGCTTGTCATCTCTCGGAAAGGGCGGAGCTGCCAATTTCCCGCCAgatttgttatatatttttgcgaaaaaactaaaaatttgGAAACGCAGAAACGCCATTTAGACTTGTTAAAGGCatataacaaaaaataaaaaatgtattaaaaacaaagttaatGCAAAAAGGcttaatacatttcagctaattTTCTGAAAATAATTAGCAGTTTTCCCGTCAGAACCAGCTATTTTTTCTGGCGAAGAGTTGGCAGCGCTGTTTGCGAGAGAGAGCGACGCTGCGCTGTCAAAAAGGTgggtgtgtgtttgtgtggaAACAAAAAGATAAAACACGAAAATTGCTCGAGAACGCTGCGTTTGGCCCCCAAAACAGacatttattaataaaaagCGCAGCCAAATAGTGCGAATCGAGTTTTTAAATGCGCCGCATGAGCCAGCGCGCCGAAAGAGAAGCGGAAACAACGAAACGCACAGTGATATAAGCAAAGTACAAAACAGTCGCCGCCGCCTGCCTGCCCAGACAAAGAAAAAGGATAGGAGGTGAAAACggtaaaatacaaatacaataTTCCCACTGGGTATTGTGCCATAACAAAAGATTTCCAGGGCTCCCGCCCCCGCCCATGCGTGCCACGCCCCTCCCCTCCCCTCCCCGTTGCATGTGGCGCAATGCGTTGAACTTTAATTGAATCGGTTATGAGAACTTAATTGTGTCTATTTTCGGTCGGTTTCTGTGCGTTGCCGTCTGCCGGTGGCTTCCGCGTCACCACAACATTTGGATTTGGCCCCAAACCCCAACCCCgacccctcccacttcccaaAAGGGGCGCCACTGGAGGGGCGGTTGGGGTGGTCGCCATTTGGTCCGCTGTTCccatttctatttttttttgtttttccgcAGTCTGTGTCGCCCATCATGGgctatttttgaaaattttatttgcgaaaacgaaaacaaagTGCCACCGCAACCGAAATGAGACTCTTGTTTTATTATGCTTTATGGGCCTGCCAGCCTGCGGTTGTGGCGAGACACACCTTTCGAGAGCCCTGCCTTTGATCATCCGAGAGATATACCGCAGACCCTCGCAATTAAACAAGATACAGGCGAGCCTCTATAACCCGAACATTCGCAACTATACCATTATTGTTTTGCCCTATAAGTCGAACTTCCATCTATATAATTCCTCTCCAAGCCGTGCAACGAATATTTTCCCTTTGTCACCATAAGTTAAGAcctatattattttaatttttatcaacCGAGAGATGTACCGCAGACCCTCGCAATTAAACAATTTACAGGCGAGCTTCTATAATTTAAACATTGCGAATATATTGCCATATTATTTTGTCCCTAAAGTTGAACTTCcatacctttttttttattactcCTGCACTTTCTACATCAAAGAAAACTGAAAGACAATAAGTATAAAGCGAGTGCATTCCCTTTGTCTCCATAAGACAAACTTTCATAACGCAAATGTTCCCAACATGCATTTTCCAGAACTTCTTTTAAACTTTGTAGATGTTTGCCTTATTTTTGTCACTTGACtaaaatttatttcattaCTATATTTgaaagtaaatattttatattttttataacaatCAAGCTCTGAAGATTTGACCAAAATGAGTCataatttagattttcaataatctaatattatttatttctgttttatattttcaaatttgttGTCAAGCCTAAGAATCTTTACTGTCTACAAATGTGCGGTCAGTTGGTTCTGCCGGGCTTATTGCCTCGAGTGGAACTTAATTAATTGAATTAAGTTGACGAAGACATTCATCTTCCATCTTATTTTTGCCCACAGCACACACAGTATACAGCGTCTAGCTAGCGGCACACTCAGCACTCACGATGTCAACCGGAAGGCCCATAAAATGTGTTGTTGTCGGTGACGGCACTGTCGGAAAGACCTGCATGCTAATCTCCTACACGACAGACTGCTTTCCCGGCGAATATGTGCCTACAGTGTGAGTTTGTGGCTCCTTTCTCATCGCCCAGCCGTAGATCAATATCTAACTTTTATTATGATATCTTCACACAGATTCGACAACTACTCGGCGCCCATGCAAGTGGACACAATACAGGTCTCGCTGGGACTGTGGGACACAGCGGGCCAGGAGGACTACGACCGCCTGAGACCGCTCTCCTACCCGCAGACAGACGTTTTCCTGATATGCTACAGTGTGGCGAGTCCCTCGTCCTTTGAGAACGTCACCTCGAAATGGTATCCGGAGATAAAGCACCACTGCCCCGACGCGCCCATCATTCTAGTTGGTAAGTTGCCAGAACTGTGAAGTCGCAGTCAGCAAACGGGAaatgaaatacatatatgtttGGGGCGTATTCCAGGCACCAAAATCGATTTGCGTGAAGATCGAGAGACGCTCACCGGCCTGGCAGAGCAGGGTCTGACGCCGCTGAAGCGCGAGCAGGGCCAGAAGCTGGCGAACAAGATACGCGCTGTGAAATACATGGAGTGCTCCGCCTTGACGCAGCGCGGCCTCAAGCCGGTAAGTCATCGCTGCCCGGCACACCCTCACCTCTTTGTCACTCCTGGCTAATTCTCCCACTCCGATTGCATTCAGGTGTTCGAGGAAGCGGTGCGCGCGGTGCTGAGACCAGAGCCGCTAAAGCGACGCCAGCGAAAGTGTTTAGTTATGTAAATAAGGTAGCATGTTATTGGCTTTGACAGAGTACAAAGATTACTCGGAAGCGACACGTACACCGGCACAACGCCCGCAACACATAGACACTCACGCAGCGCCCTCATCGACAAATCAATTacatgtatttatttataaaaattttcctTATTCTCGTAAAGCACCAAGTCCAAAACGGTCTCCGGTAAGAAACCCCTCAGAACGATTAGATTTCACATGGAATTCTGGGAATCAAAATGTATTGCCATCGGAATTCATGTGAAATCTCTCATTCGAGTGTTTCTGCGGGGGATCGTTACGGTCTTACGATTCCCTCCCGCAACAAAATTGAAACAACATTGTTAACAAAATCGGAACCACAGAAAATGATAAATCTAATGCAGATACATATGTAGAAATCTAGTCAATTGAATCGAATGTATTGTACTAATAGTATCAATCAGAAAGAGAAAATTATAAGTACCGCAGCCAACTCACAGCTAATCATTGGTTTCGCATATCACGAGCACCTATGCATTTCCTAATTTCCCATTAAATGTATTATAGTTATGTAGCCATGAGCTAAAGCAGCCAATCCCAAGCTTACCAAATCTGAAACCAGGCCAATTCACTTGACGACGACGACAAGCTCCTAGAGAAAGCCACTTTTTACGATATTCAAGCATGCGCATTTTTTTTACTCTAACTCGACCCTCGAATCATAATCATAATCACTTGaagctcatttgaccatgtcttttgaaaatgtaacaactgttgtttattattttataatgaCTTATTTATTACcctaactttaaaaaaaagaattgtATAAACAACTTTTACGGCGTAAGTATAGGAAAAGGATTATGTAAATGGAAAGGCAACAAACTGCATTTAAATGTGACGCGACTCGAATAAACGAAGAAACAAGAATCAAAAACGAATACAAAACCTAATGAAACCAAGAAAAGCACACAATTTTCCAAATAAAGAAAAGCGCAATGAGCACGATGATAAAGTAGAGACGTAACGAAATCCCAGGACAATTTTTGTACTAATTGTACAACATTATATACCTAAATAAATCAAACGCAAGTCTTATGTAAATGAAATGTAAACGAAGGCCGTTTGGCTCCAGAGATGTAGCAGCCGTAAAACTGATTTAATACTTACGAAAATATATACTgtaattatttaaagaaacaacCAAACAGCTGAATTTTTGTGCTTAACTTTGCCTCTCAGTAAGTcgtttattttgttgtaaatgCCACGTTTCGTTTTTTCGGTTCTCTAAACAATCAACGGTTTGATAAAATGTATTCTGCAAAtgtatgttttttgttttagaAGTGCGTGCCTCGATATCAACTTGTGCACAAATCTGTGAGTGCTTCGATTGGGTGACGTCTCGTGCGGCATGTGGAGCAGCTTCTTCATCGACTAGGAAGTCCAGTTGGTGACTCAATACAGGCGGAATGGCTTCGCATGGACGGCCTGACCGGGCTTCTTCTTGGGACCCGCACTCTTGGGACGCTTGGGCTCCGAGTTCAGCGAGGGCATGGACACGGAGAGCACCAGACACTCCGCCGGCAGGGACATGGACGAGGTGAGTGTGGTGGCCCGTTGGATGCGCGGTGCCTTCCAATACTGCGGGGATTCAAAAAGGGgattttttagaaaaaaaagaTTCATATCTGCCAGTAAGAGATGCAAAATAGTTGTCATAGCTCGATTGAGATGGAGACTTACAATTTGCTTGatcaaatttatttgtttcgatTACCAATATCCAATGAGGTAGAAGAGGATGTGTGCTCGTGCGTGGCTTTGTTGGAACGCTTGCGGCGTGGGCGTGGCTTGCCAAATAAGATACTTTTGGTATCTCCAAAATTGTTTTGTCTATCTCAAATACTGttgaaattcaaaaactaaGTGCAACAACGCCAAGATTTGGTAAATgaaaaaacgttttttttgtttgtttattatgcTTAAATTTTGCCATTGTTCTTACATTTTGTAACAGGGTGTAAATAAATCGTGAGAATGATGCGCTTGACTAATAAGATACAAATTAATAGTAAAAATATGCTTATACGTGGTTTTATCTGTTCGTTCGGTTCGGTTCTGTCTGGTTTCTCATTTTTATTTGTCGAAAAAGTATCTAAACGGTTTACAAATCAATGGGTCGCATTATCTTAGTCGTTTAACATTTAGACGTCAAGTGGTAACATTTTCAACTAAGCACACAGTGTATTCGTACGATTCTTGTATAATTTGCTTAAATATTTAGATActtttatgtatatatatatatttgtatgtatatatgaAGTTCTGGTAATACATtgagatatataatttatgtCTGGTATCTGATGATAAAGAGTGCATTGCTCAACTAGTCAAATATACTTTCGATTTGTATACCAAATACCGCTCTATGTGGGGTGTTTTTGTGGTTAGATGTACGAGTATCTGCATCTCATTGCGTGCTTGCACCTCTATCGAATTGTTCTGATCTTATAAACTGGTACTGGTACTGGTATGTGGGGTGTGTGGAAATTAGCGCATAACTCTCGGTTTTGCTTTGTGTGGATTTTGCTTAGATAGTACTTTTCAAATTAGCTGGTTGTTCAATGTTCATTTTTCACTTTCGATCTTAGATTGCAAAGAAAGATTTAGATTTTCAGCTCGACATGCATTTTTTCGGGCATTTAGCTTTgttgatttaaattttcatcAGCGCCAGAAGCCGTCATGGATGGTAGTGGACTCTGCGTTCaagataaaaatataaaagtgaATGCGTATCGATTGCACAAATcataaaataaactattaaGGGGTAAACCATAAGCCTTGTTAGAGTTAGAGTCATGAGTTGGTTGGAATGCAGTGGAGTAAACGAGGGAGTCGCAAGCAAATGCCCATGAAACCGATTTCGGGGGGCTCTATATATGTAGTCTGGTTTATATCTTGGTATGGATGCAGGTGGTCTGGCAAATCAGCTTGGATTCGGTTAGTCTATCACAGCACTGTTAAATATTTAGGTATATATAACTATCTATATACGCAACGAACACATCTTAGAAGAAGAACTCGCAACGCACATTAACTTACGGGATTTGCTTGATCAAATCGAATCAATCGAATCGGTTCGGATCGAATTTTTCTATATATTGGTTAAAACCGCATCGCATTCAGATTTCGAGATTATGACGTAGTAGTTATAGTAATAGGCGTTAAATAACTCTAATGGACGTAACGTGTGTacgaatttcgaatttaatgcACTTAGTTTCGTATGACTAGCctaataaaaattgtatatatattcctaAAATAAACGAAATAGAAACATTAAGCACAGAAATGAAGAACACTtaataattcataattaatggTAATTTAAAACTGATGTGAGTAAGAGGTCAATGTAATGAGTGGTATTTTGTTTCAGTGTGTGAGAGCAAAGCACTGTTGTTAGATGATGATTTAAATGCTGGGCAGCCTTTCGCTAAACCGTCCTTGAGGGTCGGAGTCTGGGGTTCGGGGTTCTGGGTTCTTTGAGCAATTGCGGATCAGTATATTGTTCAAAATTTGTACTATCCTAAGTAGTAGTGTAAGGTTTTTGACCGTTTGCCATAAATAATACTTCGTTAAAGGATATTCGCTACATACTAGGGGAGTTAACAAACATTGGGCCCACTGCGGGCACTACTGACCTTGCCCATAAGCAGAATCCCAAGATCATTGGGAAGTTGCTCAGGGGCAGATCAGCTTACATTATCTATACACCTTCCAAGGGCTGACCATTGGAGAATGCATAAACATATAGGTATATTTCGGTTACAATTTAAAATAGAAACTCTTGCAAACTCATTCGAGATTTTCGGTTTGAGCTTTTCTAGTTGAGTTCGGTATAGTTTGGTTGCTTTCTGTTTAGTCCTGCATCAGTTAATGTAAATCGTTTGGCTTTAGGTACAGTACAGTAGTTGATGGATGTCTTGGTTAAAGCTAGTTTAGGGAGTTCATTTAAAAAGCGactcaaatatattgttacaCACACAGTCTGAGTTACAGAGACCGAATTCTAGATGGATCGTGGCAATCAAGCGCCCTTGTGCCGCAAACTACAGTTAGCCGGCGGGGGTGGCAGAGAGCGAGCGAGGGGGGAACAGAGAAAGAAAGAGAAGATAATAGTTTAGAGAATTGCGTGTAAAATCTTCAAACACTTCGGGAACAAATGGAATGGAAAGCGCTTTTGCCAATGAATCTCAGTTTGAGTTTGAAAgaaattcatttttaaatgtaaagtAAAAGTAATTGAACTGAAAAACAAACAGGTAATACAATAaatcatctaaaaccaaggATTACAAGTAAAGGAGGGCTCCAGAAAAATATCTAGGCGTGTGAAATCATATAAATTATGTCTAAGAGCAAGATTCAATTTtaaagcatacttttagacacctttttttaaatggtttcAAATCTCCAGAGATTTCTGTCACATCTcccaataaataatattaaatgccCGCCATCAAATACATTTCGATACCTAAGAGTGCCAAAATACTTTGTCCAAATGTTAGTTCTTATTAAATACAATTCCCCATGAACGGATAGATCTTTTGGGGTGGGAGTTCTCTGAAAGCGGTTGAGGGTGGGAGGTGTctgtgggtggttgggtgttgtgtgggcctctttttggGGGTGTCGTGCTCTGTTAGTTGCTGATTGTAAACCATAAAGTGTTAATAACAAATGCAACGCAATTAATTACAATTACAGATTACTTAAAAATGAATTTCTCGACGTAAACACAAAATGGGATATcgataatatatatatatgtaggtaTAGAAAATACTTGTATTGATTACTTTTTAGTTGCTTtcgtaataaaattaaaactcTAATAATAAATCAGGGTTAAGGTTAAATTCTAGTTCTCATACGTAACTACTTTGAGCTTATGTACACGTAGTTTACCTGTGTTGGTGGTGTTGTCAGTGCAACAGAGTGTTCaacatttttcaaataatCCTTATCATCGAAAATCTTCTTCTCACCGCCACCGGGCTTGTGCTTTACATTATCCAAAGAGCCAACTTTGCTTTGTGCCTTAATTTCTAGTTTTTGCGTTTGGATCTGAAAAGTAGCACCGGCACCGGCAACGCACAGAAAAACAATTAGCAAGATCATATTTCAGATTAATTTTGGCAAATGGGTAATttcgatatttttttttgggtggatTATTATTATGGACACACGACAACAGCCAATCGAGGACACAACTGAAATTTGGAATTTTCACACATAGAAACAGCAGAGCACAGAACGTAACAAATGGGATATATTAAAGATTTAATTTAAAGGTACAAAAAATACGCTACAGGGTGTGGTGCCTTTGGGTTCTCAAAAAGAGATGCTTAGGTGatacaaaaataccaaaaaataggaaaaaataCGATGCATCTAAAGATTCATACAAAAGCACACTTAATACACTGAGAAAAAGAGTTATCACGACTACTTACATCCTTGGTGTTGTTATCCTTCGTATTCGTTGTTTAAATGGTTTagttaaaaacaaaatacagtttccaaaatattgtttaaacatttttcGGTTTGTTAAAATAAGGGTGGAAAAACAATAAGTTATTCTCAATTATTCAGAGTGGTTTTCGGTATGGTTAGGAACTTAATAGAATGCTTTTCTTCTAGGCTGGATATTTACAATGCTGACCCCAATATTAAACTAGATAAGTGTTTCGTTATAGCACCAATTATTCGGAAATATGTACATCTGACGGGTGTTACCTACCCAACTAAATAACTACTCCTCCTCATTATACAAATTCTGATCCAGGCGCTTGTTATTGGCGCAATGGCTGACTATTTTGGAGCCCTCGCCATAGATGATGTTCATCTTTCTATCGTAGTTCTGGAAAGTGGTTCAAGTGGTTTTGGTATTTGGGTGTAATCTAGGTGTTAGTTGGTTCGTTggtctattttttttttagtttcttAACCTCTGATCGAACATTAAACGTGACAGCATGCTGTTTAAAAAACTAAGAGAACATTGCAGCTCATGCACTTAGAGAAACAGATAGAGAGAGATAGGATAGATGCGGCCCATGCCAATGCCCATGCCAGTTGGTAACTTAAGTGGAGCATCCAAAAACCAACAAAAGCCAACAGCAATCGGAAACTATATACTTAACCGCtacaaaaatcaataaatatgTATGAACTCGTTCTCGTCTCTGGGTCAAACTCAAACATGAAATCGGTTTGTATTCGGGGGGTGAGAGGTCACGAATGTAGGGGCTTCATACCTTGATATCACCGCCACCCGGCTGATGTTTCACATTGGCCGTAGAGCCCACCTTCGGCTTGGCCTTGTCCTTGAAGTCCATCTTCAGGGTCTCGATCTTCTTGTCCCCGCCTCCTGGCTTGTGGGCGGCATTCTCCAGCGAACCGATTTTCGACTTGGCATTCCACTGCAACTTTGTTGTAACTATCTACGAATTTGCGGTGTTTTTTGGTGTTTGGTGGTGCGAGTTTGTGCGGATTCGATGGTCGTAAGTTGTAAATAGATACAAGGTAGGTAAACGATTATAAGCCAAAGTCAAAGTATCGATCGGATGGATGATATCCGCGTCAATGTCAGAGTCGCACCCAAGACTACGGATACGGATGGGTTTGGAATACGCTACATAAGGCAACGGAATTATGCTGCTAAGTGTCGCTGCGAATTGGTAATTGCATTTCCTACAACAAGATACGAGATACAAGATACCGTGCTGCCGATTGCCCATCTATAATGGGCATAAATCTCAAATCGCAAATCGACCGTGAaattgcttttattttttttgccaatACTTTACTTTACACGACTATACTTTACGTTTCTTTGGTTTAGAGAGAGATTTTCTctgtatttttaaaagccatTTGTAGATGAGAAAAATTTACAAAGATTTATGAGAGAGTTATGTACTGGGTTGGTCCAGAAAATATGCTCTGAATGGATACACCGGACGCTCCCATGGATTGTAACGTTATTTTATAGGATGGACAATCCCGAACATACCTTCTTCTCGCCGCCCTTTGGCATGTACTTGTCGTTCTTGGCCTCGATACGTGGTGCCGCCTTGATGTCAATCTTCTTGGACTCAATCTTCACGTGGCCACCACCCGGCTTATAGGTGGCATTGTCCAGGGAACCGATTTTGGAACGTACCGCCTTCAAGTTTGGCGAAGGCGCATGCCCAACTTGTACCTTGTTCATTGGAACTGTTGGTATAAAGAGAatgaattattaaattgggtTGTTAAAACCAATATATATAAAGATACTGATTATTATTGAGACTACTGTAGTTAATTTAGTTAATTCCATAAAAACAAATCGGGTTTTAGGAACATAATCAATTCTATGGTTATTTTATAGATCTATGATAGCACATTTCAAAACATATCACTTTTGAAAAACAGTATCTATAAGTAAACTAGTTTTGATTAGCTTAGATAACAAAAATACATGTATTATATAAGTTCAACCAAATCTCACCTTTCTTGGGTGGCTCGGGTTCGGGTGTCTTGAGGAGCAAGCGATTCTTGGAGGCGCTGCGCGACTTGGGGGCTGATTTGTTCGAGGGCGTGGCACTCGGTGGGCGCGACGTGCCCGACTTGTCCGGCTTCGATGAGGTCGAGGTGGGCGTCTTGACCGGTGAACTGGGCGAGATAGGTCCGTTGCGATCCTGTCGAGAAACAGTCCCAAAAGTCGATTAAAGAACTGATTAATTTCCAGATGGTTTCTCCACGTGGATTACTAGCAAGTAGGTCGAGTCGGCCATTATAACGAGATGCATCTTGGGGCTGGCTGTGGTGATGACTCCGGTTTATTAACTATTTACGACTCGCTCTCAACACTCCCGGACTTTCCGGAGCTGTCAACGTAATGCCAATGGCATTTATGGCCATACGGCCGTACGCCTGCCGATTTCGATGTCTCGGTACGAAGGACTTATAGTTTATGCATTGTTTTATCGATTGTCGCCgcttcgtgtcgtttttgCATATGGATGGGTATTTATAGAGACAACAACTCCTGTTCCGaatatctgtgtgtgtgtgctatGCGCTATGATTTACCCCCCGTGAAAAGCCCCTTCCAAAACCTCCAACCATTTCGTGTTTGGCACTTATCTGTGCCCAGATATCACCAGGCATATAAATCGCTTTTTTGTGTATGTTTCTTTTGTGGGTTTTTGGCAATATTTGCCTCTTTCTTTCTGGGAGTTTTTGACTCGCACCTGTAAAGCTCACGTACTGCATGTATATACTACATATAAAGTTGACTGAGTTATCCGTCTGTTTGCTCGACTTTTGTCGCACTTTCTGCGGGTTTTTCCGACGCGCCAACTGCCGTCTGCCAACACAAAACTTAGTCTGAACTTTGGCGTCTGCACACGAACACACGGGACGGGCCAACTTTTGAACTGAACGACGGAACTGAACTGTCGCAGACGGTATGCTATATGGACTATATGGTACATATGCTATATTGTACATGCTATATGGGGTCTAATGGAGCGTGGAGCTTGTAGCTCGAAGATCGCCCGCTGGTTGCCCCGGCCTTTTACAGATATTTATGATTTGAGAACTTAAGTCGGCGGCTGGCAGACGGAGACGGTCAACggaattaaattaatttgttgCCAGTTCCAGTTAATTTCCTCTCAATTAACGGAGACGCAGCCATAGTAACAATTTATGGCTAACTAGTTAACTAGTTCAAAGCCGATATTAACTCACCTTCTCCTGAGTCGACTCATCCACGCCGCTGTCATTGTCACCCTCTGAAAAAAGTtgggaaaacaaattaatcagagaaaacagaaaacattgaaaaaaaaagtttttcattTACTGATTCGTTTCATAGAAAGTTAAGAATATATCCCCTAATCATTAAGACAGTCTGTTTAAGTCCTATTTCGTCTAAGATAATACGTTTTCCCGTGTTACAAAAGAAAGCGTTATAGCATTCACTCTTTTTACTACGATCACTAAAAATTCAGAAAAGATATATATTAACAAGCCTCAAAttgaaaagcaaataaaaatgggAGAAGTTTTCAAAATTCTTGTAAAGATTGAAGTCTAAAAACTGTAGAAATGATCAATCTGATAAAAATTGCTTCGATTTCCGATGATTGAATCGGAGATCATTTAAAAATGGGAACTCGTTTATAAGAAAACTAAAATATGATATTAGTTCTATAAATAATAAACCCTAAAATGGCTTCACTAATGGTATGTGGTTCAAAACGAGTCTTACTAAAGCCGTGCCCCTTTTTGGACTCTCCCGCTGGCGGGCTCGTCTCAAAGGGTGGTTCAACGTCTTCCAGCAGAGGTTCCCCCATGGGATCGGGCCTCTGGTTGAAGGTCTTGAGCGGGGTCACCGCGGGACCCATGACCACATCGTCGTCGTCATCGTTGTTGTTGTGTGCACTGGCTGCCGAAAGAGGGCGTAGTTGTTGCGgtggttgttgctgctgttgcatgtgttgctgttgctgctgctgcagtggTTGCTGTTGCATGGGCGGCTGGTTGAAGGGCGGTCGATTGAAGGGCGGTGCCTGGAGGGGTTGACCCGGCGGCGGACGTGCAAAAGTGGGTGGCGGCGGTCGCGTCATATTCTGCGGTGGAGGTCGTGCTCCAGGCGGCATTCCCGGTGCCCCAGCCGGATTCCAGGGAAATCCTCCCGGTGGCCTCGGAGGTCCCTGTCCTGGTGGACTCAGGGGTCCTCCAGCATTGGGTAGACGAGCCTGCTGCATATTCAGTTGCGGTGGCATTCCCGGTCGCATTCCCGGTGGACCTGGACCCATGAGCAAGTTGCTCTTGCTGTCTGTGGTGCGCAGCGGTGGTGGCCTGGCCGCCATGTTGGGTGGCATGGGTGGACGTGGTCCACCGACCATGCCCACCATCGGCCTGGCTCCGGCGAACGGAGGACGCGGTTGGGGCGGGCCCACAGCTGGACGCATCTGCGGTGGCAAGACAAAGTTCTGTGGTGGTGGTCGCACATACTCGGGATTGGGTATACTTTGGAGCTTGGAGTTGGGATTAGGGTTGGGTGAGAAGGTGGGTCTGGAATTGCTGCGTGAAAGGGTGCGATCTTTGGGTGGTGCATTGTAGCCGGTGGTGTAGTCAATTGTGGTTGCCGGAGGAGCACGTGACTGTCTCTCATATAAAGAGG is from Drosophila suzukii chromosome 3, CBGP_Dsuzu_IsoJpt1.0, whole genome shotgun sequence and encodes:
- the tau gene encoding microtubule-associated protein tau isoform X19, encoding MHLVIMADSTYLLDRNGPISPSSPVKTPTSTSSKPDKSGTSRPPSATPSNKSAPKSRSASKNRLLLKTPEPEPPKKVPMNKVQVGHAPSPNLKAVRSKIGSLDNATYKPGGGHVKIESKKIDIKAAPRIEAKNDKYMPKGGEKKIVTTKLQWNAKSKIGSLENAAHKPGGGDKKIETLKMDFKDKAKPKVGSTANVKHQPGGGDIKIQTQKLEIKAQSKVGSLDNVKHKPGGGEKKIFDDKDYLKNVEHSVALTTPPTQSPLPSMTASGADENLNQQS
- the tau gene encoding microtubule-associated protein tau isoform X1, with protein sequence MYATGKERSGQEISSQDYTMQQLQQRTASKSEYPPAESADRLNQQLRSQPAQEYVSYNTNESSVAGSKQEPRNQDSTSFSSEVVNPDRSRQQLRVQQNPEYLGPSYEASRDPQRSQPAADYPANTSLYERQSRAPPATTIDYTTGYNAPPKDRTLSRSNSRPTFSPNPNPNSKLQSIPNPEYVRPPPQNFVLPPQMRPAVGPPQPRPPFAGARPMVGMVGGPRPPMPPNMAARPPPLRTTDSKSNLLMGPGPPGMRPGMPPQLNMQQARLPNAGGPLSPPGQGPPRPPGGFPWNPAGAPGMPPGARPPPQNMTRPPPPTFARPPPGQPLQAPPFNRPPFNQPPMQQQPLQQQQQQHMQQQQQPPQQLRPLSAASAHNNNDDDDDVVMGPAVTPLKTFNQRPDPMGEPLLEDVEPPFETSPPAGESKKGHGFKGDNDSGVDESTQEKDRNGPISPSSPVKTPTSTSSKPDKSGTSRPPSATPSNKSAPKSRSASKNRLLLKTPEPEPPKKVPMNKVQVGHAPSPNLKAVRSKIGSLDNATYKPGGGHVKIESKKIDIKAAPRIEAKNDKYMPKGGEKKIVTTKLQWNAKSKIGSLENAAHKPGGGDKKIETLKMDFKDKAKPKVGSTANVKHQPGGGDIKIQTQKLEIKAQSKVGSLDNVKHKPGGGEKKIFDDKDYLKNVEHSVALTTPPTQSPLPSMTASGADENLNQQS
- the tau gene encoding microtubule-associated protein tau isoform X15, whose protein sequence is MADVLEKSSLLDAVPPLGEPHAHPPLPHQQLQQEAAANAAPPAAPQQQQQQQQPPPPSHQQPQQQQQQKPATARANQDQKEGDNDSGVDESTQEKDRNGPISPSSPVKTPTSTSSKPDKSGTSRPPSATPSNKSAPKSRSASKNRLLLKTPEPEPPKKVPMNKVQVGHAPSPNLKAVRSKIGSLDNATYKPGGGHVKIESKKIDIKAAPRIEAKNDKYMPKGGEKKIVTTKLQWNAKSKIGSLENAAHKPGGGDKKIETLKMDFKDKAKPKVGSTANVKHQPGGGDIKYWKAPRIQRATTLTSSMSLPAECLVLSVSMPSLNSEPKRPKSAGPKKKPGQAVHAKPFRLY
- the tau gene encoding microtubule-associated protein tau isoform X10, which codes for MADVLEKSSLLDAVPPLGEPHAHPPLPHQQLQQEAAANAAPPAAPQQQQQQQQPPPPSHQQPQQQQQQKPATARANQDQKEGDNDSGVDESTQEKDRNGPISPSSPVKTPTSTSSKPDKSGTSRPPSATPSNKSAPKSRSASKNRLLLKTPEPEPPKKVPMNKVQVGHAPSPNLKAVRSKIGSLDNATYKPGGGHVKIESKKIDIKAAPRIEAKNDKYMPKGGEKKIVTTKLQWNAKSKIGSLENAAHKPGGGDKKIETLKMDFKDKAKPKVGSTANVKHQPGGGDIKDNNTKDIQTQKLEIKAQSKVGSLDNVKHKPGGGEKKIFDDKDYLKNVEHSVALTTPPTQFAAQGRLIATIHLEFGLCNSDCYWKAPRIQRATTLTSSMSLPAECLVLSVSMPSLNSEPKRPKSAGPKKKPGQAVHAKPFRLY
- the tau gene encoding microtubule-associated protein tau isoform X11 — encoded protein: MADVLEKSSLLDAVPPLGEPHAHPPLPHQQLQQEAAANAAPPAAPQQQQQQQQPPPPSHQQPQQQQQQKPATARANQDQKEGDNDSGVDESTQEKDRNGPISPSSPVKTPTSTSSKPDKSGTSRPPSATPSNKSAPKSRSASKNRLLLKTPEPEPPKKVPMNKVQVGHAPSPNLKAVRSKIGSLDNATYKPGGGHVKIESKKIDIKAAPRIEAKNDKYMPKGGEKKIVTTKLQWNAKSKIGSLENAAHKPGGGDKKIETLKMDFKDKAKPKVGSTANVKHQPGGGDIKIQTQKLEIKAQSKVGSLDNVKHKPGGGEKKIFDDKDYLKNVEHSVALTTPPTQYWKAPRIQRATTLTSSMSLPAECLVLSVSMPSLNSEPKRPKSAGPKKKPGQAVHAKPFRLY